The following proteins are encoded in a genomic region of Streptococcus constellatus subsp. constellatus:
- a CDS encoding PTS sugar transporter subunit IIB, with translation MIKILAACGAGVNSSHQIKSALEEELSNRGYDVQCDAVMVKDVNEDLIKGYDIFTPIAATDLGFEPGIPVIEAGPILFRIPAMSAPVYDNIEATIKEHGLH, from the coding sequence ATGATTAAAATTTTAGCAGCCTGTGGAGCGGGGGTAAATTCTAGCCATCAAATCAAGAGTGCTCTTGAAGAAGAACTTTCTAATCGTGGTTATGATGTCCAATGTGATGCTGTCATGGTCAAAGATGTCAATGAAGACTTGATAAAAGGTTATGATATTTTCACGCCGATAGCAGCGACAGATTTAGGCTTTGAACCAGGAATTCCTGTTATTGAAGCAGGGCCTATCTTGTTTCGGATTCCAGCTATGAGCGCGCCTGTCTATGACAATATTGAGGCAACTATCAAAGAGCATGGTTTGCACTAA
- a CDS encoding PTS sugar transporter subunit IIA — MGLNHFFDKDLVFCLQADNKEHLFSQVADLLEKRKIVTSSYKKALIEREKSFPTGLDMEFLGKGLPNVAIPHTDIAHNLAEKVVVVRLEQSVIFHNMIAPTKEVEVSLLFFIINNSNASQTNILAQLMDFFTADGKLYALSQLNNSEKIFHYLSETIKD; from the coding sequence ATGGGACTTAATCATTTTTTTGATAAAGATTTAGTCTTTTGTCTGCAAGCTGACAATAAAGAGCATCTTTTTAGCCAAGTTGCGGATCTTCTTGAAAAAAGGAAGATTGTGACCTCTTCTTATAAAAAGGCTTTGATTGAGCGAGAAAAGTCATTTCCGACAGGACTTGACATGGAATTTTTGGGAAAAGGTTTACCTAATGTAGCTATTCCACATACGGATATAGCACACAATTTGGCAGAAAAAGTAGTAGTGGTACGGTTAGAACAATCAGTCATCTTTCATAATATGATTGCTCCTACAAAAGAAGTGGAGGTTTCGCTCTTATTCTTTATTATCAATAATTCTAATGCGAGCCAGACCAATATTTTAGCGCAGCTAATGGATTTCTTTACAGCAGATGGAAAATTGTATGCGCTATCACAATTAAACAATTCTGAAAAAATATTTCATTATTTATCAGAAACAATCAAGGATTAA
- the lacA gene encoding galactose-6-phosphate isomerase subunit LacA has product MKVILGTDLDGFELKNKVKTHLLQLGYEIKDLNEQEGAVDFIDSTVALVEELRKDDTTRGILFDRFAVGSYMVANKHRGIICAAVSDEHSAMMTIRHNSTRIITLGSAILGEELANACVDAYLTADYDAGRHQVRIDMLNRLC; this is encoded by the coding sequence ATGAAAGTTATACTAGGGACAGACCTTGATGGTTTTGAGTTAAAAAATAAAGTGAAAACTCATTTGCTTCAGCTCGGTTATGAGATAAAAGACCTTAATGAGCAAGAAGGGGCTGTTGATTTTATAGATTCAACAGTTGCCCTTGTAGAAGAATTACGAAAAGATGATACTACTCGTGGTATTTTGTTTGACCGTTTTGCTGTCGGCTCTTACATGGTCGCAAATAAGCATAGAGGTATTATCTGTGCTGCTGTTTCAGATGAACATTCGGCCATGATGACAATTCGTCACAATTCTACTCGTATCATCACTCTCGGATCTGCAATTCTTGGTGAAGAATTAGCCAATGCCTGCGTGGATGCGTATTTAACTGCAGATTATGATGCGGGTCGTCACCAAGTACGGATTGATATGTTAAATAGATTGTGCTAG
- the lacB gene encoding galactose-6-phosphate isomerase subunit LacB, translating to MKIALGCDHIVTDTKMKISEHLKELGHEVIDVGTYDFHRTHYPIFGRLIAENVVSGNADLGIALCGTGVGISASADKVPGTRVALVGDVLTARYAKKELNANIIAFGGRILGQNLINNIVDVFLETKYEPTKTNQKLIEKIDKVIEVNPEIAKNNHIFDEENAKWDRGEYHD from the coding sequence ATGAAAATTGCACTTGGTTGTGATCACATTGTCACAGATACAAAAATGAAAATCTCTGAACACCTAAAAGAGCTTGGACATGAAGTCATTGATGTCGGTACCTATGATTTTCACCGTACTCATTATCCCATCTTTGGACGCCTAATCGCAGAAAATGTCGTTTCCGGAAATGCCGATCTTGGAATTGCTCTTTGTGGAACCGGTGTCGGAATTTCTGCTTCTGCCGACAAAGTTCCTGGTACACGTGTAGCCCTCGTTGGAGATGTCTTAACAGCACGATATGCCAAAAAAGAGCTTAATGCCAATATCATTGCTTTCGGCGGACGCATTCTGGGACAAAATCTCATTAACAATATTGTTGATGTCTTTCTAGAAACCAAATACGAACCAACAAAAACTAATCAAAAATTAATTGAAAAAATTGACAAGGTCATTGAAGTAAACCCTGAAATTGCAAAAAATAATCATATCTTTGACGAAGAAAATGCCAAATGGGATCGTGGCGAATACCATGATTGA
- a CDS encoding IS3 family transposase, whose translation MSVILDCFGVKRSTFYRWKARGEKLEKRDEVVEKIEQLCMEHHFIYGYRTITRLLKKIHGLIVNRKKVYRIMKERGWLCRARPKKVPNIDQPYYVTENKLDRDF comes from the coding sequence GTGTCAGTTATCCTGGACTGTTTCGGCGTCAAACGCTCAACTTTCTACCGTTGGAAAGCAAGAGGCGAAAAACTTGAGAAGAGAGACGAGGTTGTAGAGAAAATCGAGCAACTCTGTATGGAACATCATTTTATCTACGGCTATCGTACTATTACACGACTACTTAAGAAAATCCATGGACTAATCGTTAATCGCAAGAAAGTCTATCGAATTATGAAGGAAAGAGGTTGGCTCTGTCGTGCACGTCCTAAGAAGGTGCCAAATATAGATCAGCCTTACTATGTGACAGAGAATAAGCTAGATCGTGATTTCTAA
- a CDS encoding DDE-type integrase/transposase/recombinase yields MEKLVTDITYLYFVYLSSVMDLYNREIVAYTISDCQNTNFVLDTLNQLELPKGALLHRDQSSVYTSKAYYQACTEKGITRYMSRKGTPADHACIEWFHSVLKSETFYLHNWRNLTKDSITDIGEKYITFYNESRIQQRLNDQSPTEYRRATA; encoded by the coding sequence CTGGAGAAGCTAGTCACAGACATTACCTATCTCTACTTTGTCTACCTATCTTCCGTCATGGATCTCTACAATCGTGAGATTGTAGCTTACACCATTTCAGATTGTCAAAATACTAACTTTGTACTGGATACGCTCAATCAATTGGAATTGCCTAAGGGAGCACTTTTACACAGAGATCAGAGCTCTGTTTACACCTCGAAAGCTTATTACCAAGCTTGCACAGAAAAAGGCATCACCCGCTATATGTCCCGTAAGGGAACACCAGCAGATCATGCCTGTATCGAATGGTTTCATTCTGTTCTCAAGTCTGAAACCTTCTATCTCCATAACTGGAGAAACTTAACCAAAGATAGTATAACAGATATTGGCGAAAAATACATCACATTTTATAATGAAAGTAGAATTCAACAGAGATTAAACGACCAATCTCCCACAGAGTACAGAAGAGCGACTGCCTAA
- a CDS encoding DeoR/GlpR family DNA-binding transcription regulator translates to MKEGRHRVILQELDQQGVVSVKKLKELLDVTDMTIRRDLIDLEKQGLLTRVHGGAHKKVKNGLNEASHTEKTMLNIEEKRTIAQKCANLISSGDTVFIGSGTTTDFIGDYLADKSVSIVTNSLPIFEKLKDNPNCDIILIGGRYRVKTQTFVGQFANKLLKEIKVSKAFIGVNGIDGHNVTTANEEEGNGDAIILNNAIEKYIVADNSKFDSYSFYCFYRLDDLDAVITDDDISPKVKEKYQSYTNVL, encoded by the coding sequence ATGAAAGAAGGACGACATAGAGTTATTCTCCAAGAATTGGATCAGCAAGGAGTTGTTTCTGTCAAGAAATTAAAAGAACTGCTGGATGTGACGGACATGACGATACGTCGTGATCTGATTGATCTAGAAAAACAAGGCCTGCTGACACGGGTTCATGGAGGAGCTCATAAAAAAGTAAAAAACGGCTTGAATGAAGCTTCCCATACAGAAAAAACGATGTTAAATATTGAAGAAAAACGAACAATTGCTCAAAAATGTGCAAATTTGATTTCTTCAGGTGATACGGTTTTTATCGGTTCAGGAACGACAACGGATTTTATCGGAGATTATTTAGCTGATAAAAGTGTCAGTATTGTGACAAATTCTCTTCCTATTTTTGAAAAATTAAAAGACAACCCTAATTGTGATATTATTCTGATTGGAGGTCGTTATCGTGTCAAGACGCAAACATTTGTTGGGCAATTTGCCAATAAATTGTTAAAAGAAATCAAGGTTTCGAAGGCCTTTATTGGTGTGAATGGGATTGATGGTCACAATGTTACGACGGCCAACGAAGAAGAAGGAAATGGGGATGCCATTATTTTGAACAATGCAATTGAAAAGTACATTGTGGCGGATAATAGCAAATTTGATAGCTATTCTTTCTATTGTTTCTATCGATTGGATGATTTAGATGCTGTGATTACGGATGATGATATTTCGCCTAAAGTAAAGGAAAAGTACCAATCTTATACAAATGTTTTATAA
- the lacD gene encoding tagatose-bisphosphate aldolase, whose protein sequence is MTTKQEKLNRLCDKNGIIGALAIDQRGALRRMLGEDTPVAELENFKVLVSKYLTPYASSILLDPELGWKAAGTRDKNAGLLVAYEKNGYDKTVLGRFPDLVENVSVQRLKANGADAVKVLLYVDIDEGKEVNDIKEAFIERIASECKAEEMPFFLELVSYDAHITDEKEYATLKPRKVIDAMKVYSQERFGVDILKVEVPVNMKYVESFAEGEILYSREEAAAFYKEQNEATHLPFIFLSAGVSAQLFQETLRFAKDSGSTFNGVLCGRATWAGATKAYQEGGEATTIKWLETVGKQNIVELNAVLQETATPVVFK, encoded by the coding sequence ATGACAACAAAACAAGAAAAATTAAACCGTTTATGTGATAAAAATGGAATTATTGGTGCTTTAGCCATTGACCAACGTGGTGCACTTCGTCGCATGCTGGGAGAAGATACGCCTGTTGCTGAATTAGAAAATTTTAAAGTTTTAGTTTCCAAATATTTAACTCCCTATGCATCCTCTATCCTACTGGATCCTGAACTCGGCTGGAAAGCGGCTGGGACTCGTGACAAAAATGCAGGACTATTAGTAGCTTATGAAAAAAACGGCTATGATAAAACCGTACTCGGTCGCTTCCCTGACCTTGTTGAAAATGTATCAGTGCAGCGTTTAAAAGCAAATGGTGCTGATGCTGTGAAAGTCTTACTCTATGTAGACATTGACGAAGGTAAAGAAGTTAATGACATTAAAGAAGCTTTTATTGAACGGATCGCTTCTGAATGCAAAGCCGAAGAAATGCCATTTTTCTTGGAGCTAGTTTCTTATGATGCCCATATAACAGATGAAAAAGAATACGCAACATTAAAACCACGTAAGGTGATTGACGCAATGAAAGTCTATTCACAAGAACGATTTGGAGTAGATATTCTGAAAGTTGAAGTTCCCGTTAATATGAAATACGTTGAAAGTTTCGCTGAAGGAGAAATTTTGTATAGCAGAGAAGAAGCTGCTGCTTTCTATAAAGAGCAGAACGAAGCAACACATTTGCCGTTTATATTCTTATCCGCCGGTGTATCAGCTCAACTTTTCCAAGAAACACTTCGATTTGCTAAAGATTCCGGCTCGACATTCAACGGTGTCCTTTGTGGACGCGCTACTTGGGCCGGCGCTACAAAAGCTTATCAAGAAGGTGGAGAAGCAACTACTATAAAATGGCTTGAAACTGTTGGTAAACAAAACATTGTCGAATTAAATGCGGTTCTCCAAGAGACAGCTACACCTGTTGTATTTAAATAA
- a CDS encoding IS3 family transposase — protein MLKKAYSVETKLACIEMKKAGKSNKVITVKVLEELSEVEQLRLLKKIHGLIVNRKKVYRIMKERGWLCRARPKKVPNIGQPYYVTENKLDRDF, from the coding sequence ATGCTCAAAAAAGCCTATTCAGTGGAAACTAAGTTGGCCTGTATCGAAATGAAGAAGGCAGGTAAGTCTAACAAGGTCATTACGGTAAAGGTTCTGGAGGAGCTATCTGAAGTAGAACAACTACGACTACTTAAGAAAATCCATGGACTAATCGTTAATCGCAAGAAAGTCTATCGAATTATGAAGGAAAGAGGTTGGCTCTGTCGTGCACGTCCTAAGAAGGTGCCAAATATAGGTCAGCCTTACTATGTGACAGAGAATAAGCTAGATCGTGATTTCTAA
- a CDS encoding DDE-type integrase/transposase/recombinase, with protein MEKLVTGITYLYFGNCKLYLSSVIDLYNREMVAYTISDCQDTNFVLDTLNQLELPKGALLHRDQSSVYTSKAYYQACTEKGITRYMSRKGTPADHACIEWFHSVLKSETFYLHNWRNLTKDSITDIGEKYITFYNESRIQQRLNDQSPTEYRRAAA; from the coding sequence CTGGAGAAGCTTGTCACAGGCATTACCTACCTCTACTTTGGGAACTGTAAACTCTACCTATCTTCCGTCATAGATCTCTATAATCGTGAGATGGTAGCTTACACCATTTCAGATTGTCAAGATACTAACTTTGTACTGGATACGCTCAATCAATTGGAATTGCCTAAGGGAGCACTTTTACACAGAGATCAGAGCTCTGTTTACACCTCGAAAGCTTATTACCAAGCTTGCACAGAAAAAGGCATCACCCGCTATATGTCCCGTAAGGGAACACCAGCAGATCATGCCTGTATCGAATGGTTTCATTCTGTTCTCAAGTCTGAAACCTTCTATCTCCATAACTGGAGAAACTTAACCAAAGATAGTATAACAGATATTGGCGAAAAATACATCACATTTTATAATGAAAGTAGAATTCAACAGAGATTAAACGACCAATCTCCCACAGAGTACAGAAGAGCGGCTGCCTAA
- a CDS encoding DEAD/DEAH box helicase — MKFNELHLSAELLAEIDKAGFVEASPIQEQTIPLAMAGKDVIGQAQTGTGKTAAFGFPTLEKIDTEDPTVQALIIAPTRELAVQSQEELFRFGRSKGVKVRSVYGGSSIEKQIKALKSGAHIVVGTPGRLLDLIKRKALKLNHVETLILDEADEMLNMGFLEDIESIISRVPEDRQTLLFSATMPDAIKQIGVKFMKEPTHVKIAAKELTTELVDQYYIRVKENEKFDTMTRLMDVEQPELSIVFGRTKRRVDELTRGLKIRGFRAEGIHGDLDQGKRLRVLRDFKNGNLDVLVATDVAARGLDISGVTHVYNYDIPQDPESYVHRIGRTGRAGKSGQSITFVAPNEMGYLQIIENLTKKRMKGMKPATAEEAFQAKKKVALKKIERDFADETIRSNFEKFGKDARKLAAEFTPEELALYILSLTVQDPDTLPEVEIAREKPLPFKYVSGANKGNRNNKGGNRRERGSRRGNYKKGGRNEYFDKEKRYRKEHKKPRNTSSEKKTGFVIRNKGDK, encoded by the coding sequence TTGAAATTTAATGAATTACATTTGTCTGCTGAATTGTTAGCAGAAATTGACAAAGCTGGTTTTGTAGAAGCTAGCCCGATTCAAGAACAGACCATTCCGCTGGCTATGGCAGGAAAAGACGTCATTGGACAAGCCCAGACTGGTACTGGAAAAACAGCTGCGTTTGGTTTTCCTACTCTGGAAAAGATTGATACAGAGGATCCAACTGTTCAGGCACTGATTATTGCACCGACTCGTGAATTAGCAGTACAGAGTCAAGAAGAACTCTTTAGATTTGGTCGTAGTAAGGGTGTCAAAGTCCGCTCAGTTTATGGCGGGTCTAGCATTGAAAAGCAAATTAAAGCTTTGAAATCAGGTGCTCACATTGTCGTAGGAACCCCAGGGCGTTTATTAGACCTCATTAAGCGTAAGGCGTTGAAACTCAATCATGTAGAAACGCTTATTTTAGATGAAGCAGACGAAATGCTTAACATGGGCTTTTTGGAAGATATTGAGTCTATCATTTCCCGTGTGCCAGAAGACCGTCAGACCCTTCTCTTTTCAGCAACCATGCCGGATGCTATCAAGCAGATTGGTGTGAAGTTTATGAAAGAACCAACACATGTGAAAATTGCAGCTAAAGAGCTGACTACTGAGCTGGTAGACCAGTACTATATCCGCGTCAAGGAAAATGAAAAATTTGATACCATGACACGTCTTATGGATGTAGAGCAGCCAGAACTTTCTATTGTTTTTGGGCGTACCAAACGCCGAGTAGATGAATTGACTCGTGGTCTCAAGATTCGTGGTTTCCGAGCAGAAGGGATTCATGGCGATTTAGACCAAGGAAAACGCCTCCGTGTACTTCGTGATTTCAAGAATGGCAATCTAGACGTTCTTGTTGCAACAGATGTAGCTGCACGTGGATTGGATATTTCTGGTGTGACCCATGTCTACAACTACGACATTCCGCAGGATCCAGAAAGCTATGTTCACCGGATTGGTCGGACTGGTCGTGCTGGTAAGTCAGGTCAGTCTATCACTTTCGTAGCTCCAAATGAAATGGGCTATCTGCAGATTATCGAAAATCTGACCAAGAAACGCATGAAAGGTATGAAGCCAGCAACTGCAGAAGAAGCCTTTCAAGCTAAGAAAAAAGTAGCCCTCAAAAAGATTGAGCGAGATTTTGCAGATGAGACCATTCGTAGCAATTTTGAGAAATTTGGTAAAGATGCTCGTAAGCTAGCAGCTGAATTTACGCCAGAAGAGTTAGCCTTATATATCTTGAGCCTAACGGTGCAAGATCCAGATACTCTTCCAGAAGTGGAAATTGCGCGTGAGAAACCACTACCGTTTAAATATGTTTCTGGTGCCAATAAGGGGAATCGGAATAATAAAGGTGGAAATCGTCGTGAACGTGGTAGCAGACGTGGCAATTACAAAAAGGGCGGTCGCAATGAGTATTTTGACAAAGAAAAACGCTATCGCAAAGAGCACAAGAAACCACGCAATACTTCAAGTGAGAAGAAAACAGGTTTTGTGATTCGGAATAAAGGTGATAAATAA
- a CDS encoding peptide chain release factor 3, with protein MTLQEEIKKRRTFAIISHPDAGKTTITEQLLYFGGEIREAGTVKGKKTGNFAKSDWMDIEKQRGISVTSSVMQFDYDGKRVNILDTPGHEDFSEDTYRTLMAVDAAVMVIDSAKGIEAQTKKLFEVVKHRNIPVFTFMNKLDRDGREPLDLLEELEEILGIASYPMNWPIGMGKSFEGLYDLYNERLELYKGDERFASLEDGDKLFASNPFYDQVKEDIELLQEAGNEFSEEAILAGKLTPVFFGSALTNFGVQTFLETFLKFAPEPHGHKKTDGEVVEPLSPDFSGFVFKIQANMDPRHRDRIAFVRIVSGEFERGMSVNLPRTGKSAKLSNVTQFMAESRENVTNAVAGDIIGVYDTGTYQVGDTLTVGKNKFEFEPLPTFTPEIFMKVAAKNVMKQKSFHKGIEQLVQEGAIQLYTNYQTGKYMLGAVGQLQFEVFKHRMENEYNAEVVMSPMGKKTVRWISPDDLDERMSSSRNILAKDRFDQPVFLFENDFALRWFADKYPDVKLEEKM; from the coding sequence ATGACTTTACAAGAAGAAATTAAGAAGCGACGGACTTTTGCTATTATTTCCCACCCGGACGCAGGGAAGACGACCATTACTGAGCAGCTGCTCTACTTTGGGGGCGAGATTCGTGAGGCTGGGACAGTCAAGGGGAAAAAGACTGGAAACTTTGCCAAGTCCGACTGGATGGATATTGAGAAGCAGCGGGGAATTTCTGTGACGTCCTCTGTCATGCAGTTTGATTACGATGGCAAACGGGTTAATATTCTGGATACGCCGGGGCATGAGGATTTTTCAGAAGATACTTATCGAACCTTGATGGCGGTGGATGCAGCGGTCATGGTCATTGACTCAGCTAAAGGTATTGAGGCACAGACCAAGAAGCTCTTTGAGGTTGTCAAACATCGCAATATCCCAGTCTTCACCTTTATGAACAAGCTGGATCGAGATGGCCGCGAACCTTTAGATCTACTGGAAGAACTGGAAGAAATTCTAGGCATTGCTAGCTACCCAATGAACTGGCCAATCGGTATGGGAAAAAGTTTTGAGGGTCTCTATGATCTCTATAATGAACGTCTAGAACTGTACAAAGGCGATGAGCGTTTTGCTTCTTTGGAAGATGGGGATAAACTTTTTGCTTCCAATCCTTTCTATGATCAGGTCAAGGAGGATATCGAACTCTTACAAGAAGCTGGAAATGAATTTTCAGAAGAAGCGATTTTAGCTGGTAAATTGACCCCGGTTTTCTTCGGTTCAGCCTTGACCAACTTTGGCGTGCAGACTTTCTTAGAAACTTTCCTTAAGTTTGCTCCGGAACCACATGGCCATAAGAAGACAGACGGTGAGGTAGTCGAGCCGCTCAGCCCAGACTTTTCAGGTTTTGTATTTAAAATTCAGGCCAATATGGATCCGCGCCACCGCGATCGTATTGCCTTTGTCCGTATCGTTTCTGGTGAGTTTGAGCGCGGTATGAGTGTCAACCTGCCTCGTACCGGAAAGTCCGCTAAGCTGTCTAATGTCACCCAGTTTATGGCCGAAAGCCGGGAAAATGTCACCAATGCTGTGGCAGGTGATATCATCGGAGTTTACGATACCGGGACTTATCAGGTTGGTGATACCCTGACTGTGGGCAAGAACAAGTTTGAATTTGAACCTTTGCCAACCTTTACACCAGAGATTTTTATGAAGGTTGCAGCCAAGAATGTCATGAAGCAAAAATCCTTCCATAAGGGGATTGAACAGCTGGTACAAGAGGGGGCCATTCAGCTTTATACCAATTACCAAACTGGCAAGTATATGCTAGGAGCTGTCGGTCAGCTCCAGTTTGAGGTCTTCAAGCATCGCATGGAAAATGAATACAATGCTGAAGTGGTTATGAGCCCAATGGGTAAAAAGACAGTTCGGTGGATTTCACCAGATGACCTGGATGAGCGTATGTCCTCAAGTCGCAATATCTTAGCTAAAGATCGCTTTGACCAGCCTGTCTTTCTTTTTGAAAATGACTTTGCTCTTCGCTGGTTTGCGGACAAGTATCCGGATGTCAAGTTAGAAGAGAAGATGTGA
- a CDS encoding helix-turn-helix transcriptional regulator, which produces MEIGKKLKEARQICGLTQESVAEELNVSRQTISNWETEKFYPDILYVLQLSDLYQVSLDELLKGYEHMIQHLEDSTNTVKSNRKILLAFICNICLLFLFFIFVTPISKSYLLTLLAVALVTGTSGYILVQIIRKI; this is translated from the coding sequence ATGGAAATTGGTAAAAAATTAAAAGAAGCGCGGCAAATATGTGGCCTGACACAAGAAAGTGTCGCAGAAGAATTAAATGTATCTAGACAAACTATCTCAAATTGGGAAACAGAAAAATTTTATCCGGATATTTTATATGTTTTACAGTTAAGTGATTTGTATCAGGTTAGTTTGGATGAATTGTTGAAAGGATATGAGCATATGATTCAGCACTTAGAAGATTCCACTAATACTGTTAAGAGTAATCGAAAGATTTTACTAGCCTTTATATGTAATATTTGTTTATTATTCCTTTTCTTCATTTTTGTCACTCCAATCTCTAAGAGTTATCTGTTGACCTTGTTAGCGGTGGCGCTGGTGACTGGGACAAGTGGGTATATCTTGGTGCAGATTATTCGCAAAATATAG
- a CDS encoding TIGR02206 family membrane protein, which yields MNLQEFFTSHKTEAPQLTPFWYGMMFLGIIYIMYSAVKYHQNKRYQIILKFVQGFQILMLYSWYVATLSPLSEALPFYHCRLAMFAILFLPDSSVYKQYFALLGVFGPICALIYPLFDPFTFPHITLVSYLIGHYALLGNSLTYLMNHYDSKQLDLRRIVEISFAMNLLLLFVNFVSGGNYGFLKEPPLVGDHGIISNYLLVSLPLILAIWMISLVFKQIQLKQEQEETVRQEN from the coding sequence ATGAATTTACAAGAATTTTTTACAAGTCATAAAACAGAGGCACCACAATTAACCCCGTTTTGGTATGGAATGATGTTTTTGGGAATCATTTACATCATGTACAGTGCTGTAAAATATCATCAAAATAAGCGTTATCAAATTATTTTAAAATTTGTACAAGGATTCCAAATTCTAATGCTTTATAGCTGGTATGTCGCCACTTTGTCACCACTATCTGAGGCACTTCCTTTTTATCATTGTAGATTGGCGATGTTTGCTATTTTGTTTCTGCCTGATTCCTCAGTTTATAAACAATATTTTGCTCTTTTAGGAGTATTTGGGCCTATTTGTGCCTTGATTTATCCTTTGTTTGATCCATTTACTTTTCCTCATATTACCTTAGTATCCTATCTGATTGGTCACTATGCTCTTTTGGGGAATTCTCTCACGTATTTGATGAATCATTATGATAGTAAGCAATTGGACTTGCGGAGAATTGTAGAGATTAGTTTTGCTATGAATCTCTTGTTATTATTTGTAAATTTTGTGAGTGGTGGAAATTATGGTTTTTTGAAGGAGCCGCCTTTAGTAGGTGATCATGGGATAATTAGCAATTATCTGTTGGTGTCATTGCCTCTGATTTTAGCTATTTGGATGATTTCTCTGGTCTTTAAACAAATACAGCTTAAGCAAGAACAAGAAGAAACAGTCAGACAGGAAAATTAA
- a CDS encoding DUF1697 domain-containing protein has protein sequence MRCKHQVQYLALLRGVMPMGPNRIPKMSDLVQLLETSSLDNVSSYIQSGNVICETSISAKELARHIHQLILEKIGANLAIIVKEKSDLEKAILQNPFPEELDSSRIHLVFTNSHISTERLTEVREMNFTDEIFAVGETCLYMYLPRDARIKKLNNNFLEKKLGTVATTRKLTIIKKLINRMD, from the coding sequence ATGAGGTGTAAGCATCAGGTGCAGTATCTTGCTCTTCTTCGCGGTGTGATGCCTATGGGACCAAATCGAATTCCTAAGATGAGTGACTTAGTTCAATTGTTGGAAACATCTAGTTTAGATAATGTTTCAAGCTATATTCAATCAGGTAATGTGATTTGTGAAACGAGTATATCTGCTAAAGAATTGGCTCGACATATTCATCAATTGATTTTAGAGAAAATCGGCGCAAATTTAGCCATTATTGTAAAAGAAAAATCGGATTTAGAAAAAGCTATCTTGCAAAATCCTTTCCCTGAGGAATTGGATTCATCACGGATTCATCTGGTTTTTACAAACAGTCATATTTCGACAGAGCGATTGACAGAAGTGAGAGAAATGAACTTTACAGATGAAATATTTGCAGTTGGAGAAACTTGCCTTTATATGTATCTACCAAGAGATGCTAGAATAAAGAAGTTAAATAATAATTTTCTCGAAAAGAAACTAGGGACTGTTGCCACAACGAGAAAACTAACTATAATAAAAAAATTAATCAATAGGATGGATTAG